The Pseudoxanthomonas sp. SL93 genome segment CGGCAACGAGTTCTTCGCGCCGGAGTGACCTGAAGCCGTGATTTGTGATTCGTGATTCGCGCGGGGCGGTCTCGCAACCGCCCCGGGCCACTTACGGATCTCAGCTTGGGCGTTGCGGATCACCACTCACGAATCACACATCTCGAGATGCCTTCCTACGCCGGTCCTCCCGTCGCTTCCCGCCCCGGTGATGTCGCCAGCACGCTGCGCCTGTTGGCCTATCTGGCGCTGACGATCGCATTGCTGGTGCTGGACCACCGTGGCGGCTGGCTGTCGCAGGTGCGCGCACAGGCCAACGTGGTGACGCAGCCGTTGTGGTGGCTGGCGGGCCTGCCGGGCCGCGTGACCACGCGCGTGCAGGACGATGCCGCCACGCGCAGCGGCCTGATGGAAGAGAACCGCCGCCTGCGCAATGACCTGCTGGTGGCCAACGCCCGGCTGGCGCGCCTGCACACGGCAGCCGCCGACAACGCCCAGCTGCGCGCACTGCTGGGGGTCAAGTTCACCCGCGGGCTGGACGTGCAGCTGGCCCCGATCCTCGACATCGACCTGGAACCGGGCCGCCAGCGGCTGGTACTGGATGCCGGTACCCGCGACGGCGCGCGCGTGACGCAGGCGGTGATCGATGCGGGCGGATTGATGGGGCAGATCATCGAGGCCACGCCCGCCCATTCCACCGTGCTGCTGCTGACCGATCCGGACCACGCGGTGCCGGTGGTGGTGGCGCGCAACGGCGTGCGCCTGATCGTGTACGGACGCGGGCGCAGCGACCTGCTGGAACTGGCCGACGTGCCGCTGAACAGTGGCGTGCAGGTCGGCGACATGCTGGTCACCTCCGGGCTGGGCGGGCGCTTCCCGGCCGGCTTCCCGGTGGGGACGATCTCGGCGCTGCGTCCTGACGATACCCACGCCTTCCTGGTCGGTGACGTGACGCCGGCCGCCCGTCTGGACCGCGGCCGCGACGTGCTGCTGCTCAAATCCGCACCGCCCACGCTGCTTCCGCCGGCGGATCCGGCGCGGTTCCTGCCGGAGGCGGCCACGGCCGGGGCCGCTGGCTCACGCCCCGCTCCCTCCGGGGGAGGGGTTGGGGTGAAGGGCA includes the following:
- the mreC gene encoding rod shape-determining protein MreC yields the protein MPSYAGPPVASRPGDVASTLRLLAYLALTIALLVLDHRGGWLSQVRAQANVVTQPLWWLAGLPGRVTTRVQDDAATRSGLMEENRRLRNDLLVANARLARLHTAAADNAQLRALLGVKFTRGLDVQLAPILDIDLEPGRQRLVLDAGTRDGARVTQAVIDAGGLMGQIIEATPAHSTVLLLTDPDHAVPVVVARNGVRLIVYGRGRSDLLELADVPLNSGVQVGDMLVTSGLGGRFPAGFPVGTISALRPDDTHAFLVGDVTPAARLDRGRDVLLLKSAPPTLLPPADPARFLPEAATAGAAGSRPAPSGGGVGVKGNEVGIPEATQPEPTSATMSPQAPRPANVPTPTPTPLPAGEGRNAPRSTAPAAPAPQEPQR